A part of Aegilops tauschii subsp. strangulata cultivar AL8/78 chromosome 2, Aet v6.0, whole genome shotgun sequence genomic DNA contains:
- the LOC141040801 gene encoding uncharacterized protein, whose translation MVLVRYGVSYLIEHPPPPNASTIYLQLDAHVVLWIYATLPDTMCDHVVGATTTFALWNKICDYFLANRAARFMMLNRKYRNLKQGDLSVSEYARRMKLLTDALADIDRAVTEVDLTTQFLHGLDKRLYTIRVILGDQDLPFDTVSLGSSWPRNPRSIARPKRAPPRSR comes from the coding sequence ATGGTTCTTGTCCGCTACGGCGTCTCCTACCTCATCGAACATCCGCCGCCACCAAATGCTTCCACCATCTACCTCCAGCTCGATGCTCACGTCGTTCTCTGGATCTACGCCACACTTCCGGACACCATGTGTGATCACGTCGTCGGCGCCACGACCACCTTCGCCCTCTGGAACAAGATCTGCGACTACTTCCTTGCCAATCGCGCCGCTCGTTTCATGATGCTCAACCGCAAGTACCGCAACCTCAAGCAGGGCGATCTGTCCGTCTCCGAGTACGCTCGCCGGATGAAGCTCCTCACCGACGCCCTCGCCGACATCGACCGCGCCGTCACCGAGGTGGATCTCACCACCCAATTCCTCCACGGCCTCGACAAGCGGCTCTACACGATCCGGGTCATCCTTGGTGACCAGGACCTGCCCTTCGACACCGTCTCTCTTGGATCGTCCTGGCCGAGGAATCCCAGGAGCATCGCGCGGCCGAAGAGAGCGCCTCCGCGTTCGCGCTAA
- the LOC109754181 gene encoding UDP-glycosyltransferase 1-like produces the protein MVGAGTNTAMGPRKPRVVLYPSPGMGHLVSMIELGKLFAARGLAVTVALVDSPHDTSATGPFLAGVSAANPSISFHRLPQVKLLGSEPPEMLTFEVVRLSNTHLRDFLAGDTPAVIVLDFFCSVAIDVATELGIPAYFFCTSGAQILAFFLHLAVLHGKSTRSFGEMGQELVHSPGITSFPATHVIQRLMDRDSAPYKAFLNMSTNLFRSQGIIVNTFRLLEPRAMDTIVAGLCAPSGLRTPPVYCIGPLIKSEEVDVKRGDESLAWLDTQPKGSVVFLSFGSLGRFSAKQTRKVAAGLEASGQRFLWVVRSPPSAYSSKNSEKPPEPDLDALLPQGFLERTRGRGLVVKSWAPQRDVLAHDAVGCFVTDCG, from the coding sequence ATGGTCGGCGCCGGAACCAACACCGCCATGGGTCCCCGGAAGCCGCGGGTGGTGCTCTACCCGTCGCCGGGCATGGGGCATCTGGTCTCCATGATCGAGCTCGGCAAGCTCTTCGCGGCTCGTGGACTGGCCGTCACCGTCGCCCTCGTCGACTCGCCGCACGACACCAGCGCCACGGGTCCTTTCCTCGCCGGCGTCTCCGCGGCCAACCCCTCCATCTCTTTCCACCGTCTACCACAAGTCAAGCTCCTCGGGTCTGAGCCGCCGGAGATGCTAACCTTCGAGGTTGTCCGCCTCTCCAACACGCACCTCCGTGACTTCCTCGCCGGCGACACCCCTGCCGTCATCGTGCTGGACTTCTTCTGCAGCGTCGCCATCGACGTGGCCACGGAGCTCGGCATCCCCGCCTACTTCTTCTGCACCTCTGGAGCCCAGATCCTGGCTTTCTTCTTGCACCTCGCGGTTCTGCACGGCAAGAGCACGAGGAGCTTCGGGGAAATGGGCCAGGAACTTGTGCACTCTCCGGGAATCACCTCGTTCCCGGCGACGCACGTCATTCAGCGGCTTATGGATCGTGACAGCGCGCCCTACAAAGCATTTCTAAACATGAGCACCAACCTGTTCCGGTCCCAGGGCATCATCGTCAATACCTTCCGCTTGCTGGAGCCGCGTGCCATGGACACCATCGTTGCCGGACTCTGTGCACCGTCCGGACTCCGGACGCCCCCGGTCTACTGTATTGGGCCACTGATCAAGTCGGAGGAGGTGGATGTGAAGCGCGGTGACGAGAGTCTCGCGTGGCTGGACACGCAGCCCAAGGGCAGCGTGGTCTTCCTCTCCTTTGGCAGCCTTGGCCGGTTCAGCGCCAAGCAGACGAGGAAGGTGGCCGCCGGGTTGGAAGCCAGTGGACAGAGGTTCCTGTGGGTGGTGCGGAGCCCGCCAAGCGCCTACTCGTCGAAGAACTCCGAGAAGCCGCCTGAGCCGGACTTGGATGCTCTCCTCCCGCAGGGTTTCCTTGAAAGGACCCGGGGCAGGGGCCTCGTCGTGAAGTCATGGGCGCCGCAACGCGACGTGCTGGCACACGATGCGGTTGGTTGTTTTGTGACAGACTGTGGGTGA
- the LOC109754147 gene encoding F-box/LRR-repeat protein At2g40920-like, with the protein MDEDEPMPPVDGDESDDDAAERLPDLTLYKILTLLPPSSATRCKVVCKRWRSMISSPSFVRDHAAAVRSRDPSILLFDGAARFPGRIVDENRTARLALRRWRAEPTEGYGVQNCCGSLACLRNGLGGAELVNPATGDCFRLGGDSDVVRDRGTRTGADQLPWYCLGRCPSTGEYKVIRFDIRVPYSSAPHVTCEVCALGGRGGQGLSRMWREVGVWDVNFCPSDGGVHIAGVVYYVANFLGAPFVVGFDLSTYQLRHIDLPAVDDAVASLSELEGRLCASLVPAGQWCGDGGVNMDLWVLPDGGQDQHEWIHRYRFELDGSARHIPRPLFVSGGRRLIMKCADGSLCSYDVAGGSDEGAFLVFQHKSGQRMRGATADVFVESLLPVRTILQS; encoded by the coding sequence ATGGACGAAGACGAACCCATGCCACCAGTCGACGGCGATGAGTCCGACGACGACGCCGCGGAGCGCCTCCCGGACTTGACCTTGTACAAGATCCTTACCCTCCTGCCGCCGTCCTCGGCCACGAGGTGCAAGGTCGTCTGCAAGAGATGGCGCTCAATGATCTCCAGCCCCTCCTTCGTGCGTGACCATGCCGCAGCCGTGCGCTCGAGGGACCCTTCCATCCTCCTCTTCGACGGCGCCGCCCGCTTCCCGGGCAGGATCGTCGACGAGAACAGGACAGCGAGGCTGGCGCTGCGCCGATGGAGGGCAGAGCCCACGGAGGGCTACGGCGTGCAGAACTGCTGCGGCTCCCTCGCCTGCCTTCGGAACGGACTCGGCGGGGCCGAGCTAGTCAACCCGGCTACCGGCGACTGCTTCCGTCTTGGCGGTGACAGCGACGTCGTCCGCGACCGCGGCACGAGGACGGGAGCCGACCAGCTCCCCTGGTACTGCCTCGGACGCTGCCCGTCGACCGGCGAGTACAAGGTGATACGCTTCGACATCCGCGTGCCCTACTCCAGCGCCCCGCACGTCACGTGCGAGGTCTGCGCCCTCGGTGGCCGCGGCGGCCAGGGCCTCAGCCGCATGTGGCGGGAGGTGGGAGTGTGGGATGTGAACTTCTGCCCGAGCGATGGCGGCGTGCACATCGCCGGCGTGGTGTACTACGTTGCTAACTTCTTGGGGGCACCCTTTGTCGTCGGCTTCGACCTTTCGACTTACCAGCTGCGCCACATCGACCTCCCCGCGGTCGACGACGCGGTGGCGTCGCTCTCCGAGCTCGAGGGGCGGCTCTGCGCGTCACTGGTGCCCGCTGGGCAGTGGTGCGGCGACGGCGGGGTGAACATGGACCTGTGGGTGCTCCCCGACGGCGGCCAGGACCAGCACGAGTGGATCCACAGGTACAGGTTTGAGCTGGACGGCAGCGCGAGGCACATCCCGAGGCCGCTGTTCGTAAGCGGCGGCAGGAGGCTGATCATGAAGTGCGCCGACGGGTCGCTATGCTCCTACGACGTTGCCGGCGGTAGTGACGAAGGTGCTTTCTTGGTATTCCAGCACAAGAGCGGGCAGCGGATGAGAGGCGCCACCGCcgacgtcttcgtggagagtttGCTCCCCGTGCGCACCATCCTGCAATCCTAG
- the LOC141040800 gene encoding protein FAR1-RELATED SEQUENCE 5-like: MACFDEKAKEDPDFFYRIRLDDEDRVRNMYWVDGAARRAYKHFRDCISFDATYLTNMYKMPCAPFIGINNHNQSLQFGCGLVRNEDTDGYVWLFKTFLECMGGLASMNIITDQDFSMRAGIEEVFPLAVHRHCRWHIIKKAEETLGPFFADRPDLHKAFELCVHHSLTVEEFERSWMAMTETYQVQDHETLASLWEKRMY; encoded by the coding sequence ATGGCCTGCTTCGATGAGAAAGCGAAGGAAGATCCAGATTTCTTCTACAGGATAAGATTGGACGATGAGGACCGTGTCAGGAACATGTATTGGGTGGATGGTGCTGCAAGAAGAGCCTACAAACATTTCCGAGATTGCATTTCATTCGACGCGACATATCTCACTAATATGTACAAGATGCCATGCGCTCCATTCATAGGAATAAATAACCACAATCAGTCGTTGCAGTTCGGATGCGGGCTCGTACGGAACGAAGACACGGATGGGTACGTTTGGCTGTTCAAGACCTTCTTGGAGTGCATGGGTGGACTTGCTTCGATGAACATAATAACAGACCAGGATTTTAGCATGCGTGCAGGCATAGAGGAGGTCTTTCCGTTGGCAGTGCACAGGCACTGCAGGTGGCACATTATAAAGAAGGCTGAGGAGACACTAGGACCGTTCTTTGCTGACCGTCCAGACCTGCACAAGGCATTCGAGCTGTGCGTGCACCACAGCTTGACGGTGGAGGAGTTTGAAAGGAGCTGGATGGCTATGACTGAAACATATCAAGTCCAAGACCACGAGACGCTTGCTAGCTTGTGGGAGAAGCGAATGTACTAG
- the LOC109754179 gene encoding uncharacterized protein, producing the protein MVILCAGHPAPSVHSEFLSRWLSLNSPKMPYALNSTGRKLRKHNRHRGMTTFANSSSLQDSLASVKPSRLLPTVEPKTFPNSVPDEILSKLRLEESDAFYILELCTSGELSSSLQDKNSAILVCLIDVEGDSLLQRVPAIYGDQPAYGTKTSQFLPFQSGSVDIITFKGPKLQTIKEIWIGLESGSWRLDGLNMKVIHGARNTPEDLEGTLELKFSGLQYTFDKLGAVLGEDGASVVEARPIAVTDLSGISISDLQEGQLSSARTASSIKELKEDGLREYADLKQSLLLYDISIVITGFSAFTLASNDGAAYSFLVGGIGGFLYLLLLQRSVDGLPAISSPSEASSSEPTMNFSGVRRPWLILSIVMVAGAVALKYGAGGDSFELTPTELFVGAAGFLANKVAVLLAAFKPLQSNLESDDGSVD; encoded by the exons ATGGTGATCCTTTGTGCTGGCCACCCTGCTCCTTCGGTTCATTCTGAATTTCTATCTCGATGGCTATCACTCAACAGCCCCAAAATGCCTTACGCTCTCAACTCAACCGGAAGGAAACTCAGAAAGCATAACAGACATCGGGGGATGACCACTTTTGCAAACAGTTCTTCATTACAAG ATTCACTGGCCTCTGTAAAGCCATCTCGTCTTCTGCCGACAGTTGAACCAAAAACATTTCCCAATAGTGTCCCTGATGAGATACTATCGAAACTCAGATTGGAAGAATCTGATGCCTTTTACATACTAGAGCTGTGCACAAGTGGAGAACTTAGTTCCTCTTTGCAAGATAAGAACTCCGCAATCTTAGTCTGCTTAATCGATGTTGAGGGTGACTCCTTGTTACAAAGAGTACCAGCAATCTATGGGGACCAACCTGCATATGGCACCAAGACATCACAATTCCTCCCCTTTCAAAGTGGTTCAGTTGATATAATCACCTTTAAAGGTCCCAAATTGCAGACAATCAAAGAAATCTGGATCGGCCTTGAATCAG GTTCATGGAGATTAGATGGTTTAAATATGAAAGTGATCCATGGAGCACGGAATACACCTGAAGATCTTGAGGGAACACTTGAGCTCAAGTTCAGCGGTTTACAGTACACGTTCGACAAGCTCGGTGCGGTGCTTGGTGAGGATGGAGCTTCAGTAGTGGAAGCAAGGCCAATTGCTGTGACTGACCTGTCAGGGATTAGCATTTCTGATCTTCAAGAGGGGCAGCTATCCTCAGCAAGGACAGCCTCAAGCATCAAGGAACTGAAGGAAGATGGACTGAGGGAGTATGCTGATCTCAAGCAATCCTTGCTGCTTTACGACATATCTATTGTTATAACAGGTTTCTCTGCCTTCACTCTGGCTTCGAATGATGGAGCCGCCTACTCGTTCCTCGTTGGCGGGATTGGAGGGTTCCTGTATCTATTGCTGCTCCAAAGATCTGTGGACGGGTTGCCGGCAATTAGTTCTCCTTCAGAAGCGAGCAGTTCAGAGCCCACTATGAACTTCAGCGGCGTAAGAAGGCCATGGTTGATATTGTCGATTGTAATGGTTGCTGGGGCTGTTGCACTGAAGTACGGTGCTGGTGGTGACAGCTTCGAGCTGACTCCGACTGAGCTATTTGTTGGCGCCGCAGGGTTCCTGGCGAACAAGGTTGCTGTTCTTCTGGCAGCATTCAAACCCTTGCAAAGTAATTTGGAGAGCGACGATGGATCTGTGGACTGA